Proteins encoded within one genomic window of Kitasatospora viridis:
- a CDS encoding peptidoglycan recognition protein family protein yields the protein MQLLTRDQLGWPATAAADQPTTQGVKVHYEGGNVPTTLAGDHSQCIQLWKDIRVAHMSDPVQGWVDIAYNYGCCQHGWVFEGRGLRKETGANGNQPLNHADYAVCGLLGSEGMTQPTDAMLGALRDAIELLQANGAGPEIKGHRDGYATDCPGEPLYAWVQAGAPRPGGQPTPSPTPQPPASSAPAWPGRYLQQGMSGDDVRQWQAQMSHRGWTIGVDGIFGPQTDRVVRQFQDEKQLGTDGIIGPKTWSAAWTAPIT from the coding sequence ATGCAGCTTCTCACCCGCGACCAGCTGGGCTGGCCCGCGACGGCAGCCGCCGATCAGCCGACCACCCAGGGCGTCAAGGTCCACTACGAGGGCGGCAACGTCCCCACGACCCTGGCTGGCGATCACAGCCAGTGCATCCAGCTGTGGAAGGACATCCGCGTCGCGCACATGTCCGACCCGGTCCAGGGCTGGGTGGACATCGCGTACAACTACGGCTGCTGCCAGCATGGTTGGGTCTTCGAGGGCCGTGGCCTGCGCAAGGAAACCGGCGCGAACGGGAACCAGCCGCTGAACCACGCCGATTACGCAGTGTGCGGGCTCCTCGGCTCGGAGGGGATGACGCAGCCGACCGACGCGATGCTCGGCGCGCTGCGCGACGCGATCGAGCTGCTCCAGGCCAACGGGGCCGGGCCGGAGATCAAGGGCCACCGCGACGGGTACGCGACCGACTGCCCGGGTGAGCCGCTCTACGCCTGGGTCCAGGCCGGTGCGCCGAGGCCGGGCGGCCAGCCCACCCCGTCCCCGACGCCGCAGCCCCCGGCGTCGTCCGCGCCCGCGTGGCCCGGCCGGTACCTGCAGCAGGGCATGAGCGGCGACGACGTGCGGCAGTGGCAGGCGCAGATGAGCCACCGGGGCTGGACGATCGGCGTCGACGGGATCTTCGGTCCGCAGACCGACCGGGTCGTCCGGCAGTTCCAGGACGAGAAGCAGCTGGGCACCGACGGGATCATCGGGCCCAAGACCTGGTCCGCCGCCTGGACCGCGCCGATCACGTGA
- a CDS encoding peptidoglycan-binding protein, protein MQLITRAQLGWPASAAADQPTTQGVKIHYEGTPVSTDLLGDHSRCIQEWQSIRASHLANKTENWVDVAYNYASCQHGYVLEGRGIGKRTGANGNQQLNRDHYAVVALIGSEGLTQPTDALLGALRDAIELLQANGAGPEIKGHRDGYPTECPGDPLYSWVQAGAPRPGGTSPAPQPEQPPTPAIARYQVTIDGQVYGYGAHGDQVTRVGQALVARGFGSHYQVGPGPDWTDADTLNYADYQRSLGYSGAAADGVPGEQSLHQLLDAALEPFPGQDFFHDGQHSDVITRMGQRLVALGFSQYRVGPGPDWGPADQASYAAFQRSLGYSGDAADGIPGPTSWAQLRVPAN, encoded by the coding sequence ATGCAGCTCATCACCCGCGCCCAGCTGGGCTGGCCCGCCTCGGCGGCGGCCGACCAGCCGACCACCCAGGGCGTCAAGATTCACTACGAGGGCACTCCGGTCTCCACCGACCTGCTCGGCGACCACAGCCGGTGCATCCAGGAGTGGCAGTCGATCCGGGCCAGCCACCTCGCCAACAAGACCGAGAACTGGGTAGACGTCGCGTACAACTACGCCTCGTGCCAGCACGGTTACGTGCTGGAGGGCCGTGGCATCGGCAAGCGCACCGGGGCCAACGGGAACCAGCAGCTCAACCGGGACCACTACGCCGTCGTCGCCCTGATCGGCTCCGAGGGGCTCACCCAGCCCACCGACGCACTGCTCGGCGCGCTGCGCGACGCGATCGAGCTGCTCCAGGCCAACGGGGCCGGGCCGGAGATCAAGGGCCACCGCGACGGGTACCCGACCGAGTGCCCGGGTGACCCCCTGTACTCCTGGGTGCAGGCCGGTGCGCCCCGGCCGGGCGGCACCTCCCCGGCACCGCAGCCCGAGCAGCCGCCCACCCCGGCCATCGCCCGCTACCAGGTCACGATCGACGGCCAAGTCTACGGCTACGGCGCCCACGGAGACCAGGTCACCCGGGTCGGCCAGGCCCTGGTGGCACGCGGCTTCGGCAGCCACTACCAGGTCGGTCCGGGCCCCGACTGGACGGACGCCGACACCCTCAACTACGCCGACTACCAGCGCTCCCTGGGCTACAGCGGAGCGGCGGCCGACGGCGTCCCGGGCGAGCAGTCCCTGCACCAGCTCCTCGACGCCGCCCTGGAGCCCTTCCCCGGCCAGGACTTCTTCCACGACGGCCAGCACTCCGACGTGATCACCCGGATGGGCCAGCGCCTGGTCGCCCTTGGCTTCTCCCAGTACCGCGTCGGCCCCGGCCCCGACTGGGGCCCGGCCGACCAGGCGTCCTACGCGGCCTTCCAGCGCTCGCTCGGCTACTCCGGCGACGCCGCCGACGGCATCCCGGGCCCCACCAGCTGGGCCCAGCTGCGCGTTCCGGCGAACTGA
- a CDS encoding GDSL-type esterase/lipase family protein, whose translation MGITQVTVRGTYVTGTTPSAGTVQLQLTAPVINGGQIAEPVPVSKALDAQGKVSFTVPSPMDDGTFPVGVMYRVDEALTGQPVSTYYIKVPADGSVVDLQAVVRQTTPPPQIVVLQSLNQRGLPGGYPELDGSGKILAVQLPDGLTPGGGTGGGGTGGVTSVNGKTAAVVLTAADLGALSQADADARYATKGSGLTSVNGKIGVVVLSAGDVGALSQADADARYATTAQLPTSLVTSVFGRTGAVVVSAADIGALTQAAADGRYVQPSQLPVLQVNGKTGVVVLGAGDVRAVPASDVGAANGVAALDATGHLAAAQLPSNVVTQAQVGVTSGIATLDTTGRVPASQAPLGAPLGIYVPPGWGQFWRAKRSAASTGLATVAAVGSSSTQGLYASNLVSTSWVGRLASSLQATYGDGGSGYFSTGRSAAFLGTGASVTAWQGTPGNLVTQSGTWGVGNRYGPGANFIYTSTNGSSLTFTVRGSTVRVYTLSGAGRVNWTYSIDGNAAVSVADSGTAQSSIQVTTITGLSSGTHTVTITHNGAAGSYLSVCGVTAENASGIVVNNYGLAGAGSASFAYNTVGTAVANWSGGPDYPADLVIYMLGSNDVLTGMTADTWSSNLRQYLSAVKDGTTVGGTAVTGTSDVMIVMQHIGAYDNANYRYQDYAARGRMVAEAYGAAFVDLWPMGRNSWNYWASLGYWGNEASVGNAGTDTIHMSDAGHQFTANTILSILTA comes from the coding sequence GTGGGGATCACGCAGGTGACCGTGCGCGGGACGTACGTGACGGGGACGACGCCGAGCGCGGGGACGGTGCAGCTGCAGCTGACGGCGCCGGTGATCAACGGCGGGCAGATCGCCGAGCCGGTGCCGGTGTCCAAGGCCCTGGACGCGCAGGGCAAGGTCTCCTTCACCGTGCCGTCGCCGATGGACGACGGCACGTTTCCCGTCGGGGTGATGTACCGCGTCGACGAGGCGCTGACCGGGCAGCCGGTGAGCACCTACTACATCAAGGTGCCCGCCGACGGGTCGGTGGTGGACCTGCAGGCGGTGGTGCGGCAGACGACCCCGCCGCCGCAGATCGTGGTGCTGCAGTCCCTCAACCAGCGGGGTCTGCCGGGCGGCTACCCGGAGCTGGACGGCTCGGGGAAGATCCTGGCCGTGCAGCTGCCGGACGGGCTGACGCCCGGCGGCGGAACCGGCGGGGGCGGAACTGGGGGCGTCACCTCGGTCAACGGCAAGACTGCCGCCGTGGTGCTGACGGCCGCCGACCTGGGGGCGCTCAGCCAGGCCGACGCCGACGCCCGCTACGCCACCAAGGGGTCGGGGCTGACGTCGGTCAACGGCAAGATCGGCGTGGTCGTGCTGAGCGCGGGCGACGTCGGCGCGCTCAGCCAGGCCGACGCCGACGCCCGCTACGCCACCACCGCGCAGCTGCCGACATCGCTGGTCACCTCCGTGTTCGGCCGCACGGGCGCCGTGGTGGTCTCGGCCGCCGACATCGGCGCGCTCACCCAGGCTGCGGCCGACGGCCGGTACGTCCAGCCGTCCCAGCTTCCCGTGCTGCAGGTCAACGGCAAGACCGGCGTGGTCGTCCTGGGCGCGGGCGACGTCCGGGCGGTCCCCGCGAGCGACGTGGGCGCGGCGAACGGCGTCGCCGCACTGGACGCGACCGGACACCTGGCCGCCGCGCAGCTGCCCTCGAACGTCGTGACGCAGGCTCAGGTCGGCGTCACGAGCGGCATCGCGACCCTGGACACCACCGGCCGCGTACCCGCGTCGCAGGCCCCGCTCGGTGCCCCCCTGGGTATCTACGTCCCGCCCGGGTGGGGCCAGTTCTGGCGGGCGAAGCGCAGTGCCGCGAGCACTGGGCTTGCGACCGTCGCGGCCGTCGGCAGCTCCAGCACCCAGGGCCTGTACGCGTCCAACCTGGTCTCCACTTCCTGGGTCGGGCGCCTGGCCAGCAGCCTCCAGGCCACCTACGGGGATGGCGGCAGTGGCTACTTCAGCACCGGCCGCAGCGCGGCATTCCTCGGTACAGGCGCCTCGGTTACTGCCTGGCAGGGGACTCCCGGGAACCTGGTCACCCAGTCCGGCACCTGGGGTGTCGGAAACCGCTACGGGCCCGGCGCGAACTTCATCTACACCAGCACCAACGGCAGCAGCCTGACCTTCACCGTGCGGGGCAGCACGGTCCGCGTCTACACCCTCAGCGGTGCGGGACGGGTCAACTGGACCTACTCGATCGACGGCAACGCGGCCGTCTCGGTGGCCGACAGCGGAACCGCCCAGTCCAGCATCCAGGTGACGACCATCACCGGGCTGTCCAGCGGAACCCACACTGTCACGATCACCCACAACGGAGCCGCTGGCAGCTATCTCTCCGTCTGCGGTGTCACGGCGGAGAACGCCAGTGGCATCGTCGTGAACAACTACGGCCTCGCAGGGGCCGGTAGCGCTTCCTTCGCGTACAACACGGTCGGAACCGCTGTCGCGAACTGGTCGGGCGGCCCGGACTACCCGGCTGACCTGGTCATCTACATGTTGGGATCGAACGATGTCCTGACCGGCATGACGGCGGACACCTGGTCATCGAACCTCAGGCAGTACCTGTCGGCGGTCAAGGACGGCACCACCGTCGGCGGTACCGCCGTCACCGGGACCTCCGACGTGATGATCGTGATGCAGCACATCGGCGCTTACGACAACGCCAACTACCGGTACCAGGACTACGCCGCGCGGGGGCGCATGGTGGCCGAAGCCTACGGTGCGGCCTTCGTCGACCTCTGGCCCATGGGCAGGAACAGCTGGAACTACTGGGCCTCGTTGGGCTACTGGGGCAACGAGGCCAGCGTCGGCAACGCAGGTACCGACACCATCCACATGTCGGATGCGGGCCACCAGTTCACCGCCAACACCATCCTGTCCATCCTGACGGCCTGA
- a CDS encoding spherulation-specific family 4 protein, translated as MLAPSTMGAGVPLYVHPGINGAPWADLAVPGLPVDWVVLNQFNGPGTTEDTVLSDVGKAVMAAGTTVAAYIAYTYGTRLDFNVFQDMDTWRGRGFSAVFLDQCPPDPGHIQSTATTVLGLRKHGARFVVLNPGVVPDPAYIAMADQTVIFEGTVQDWMAWTPPTWLGNFPPSRYAVVLKSVPDLASSQQAIARAYARGIRTVFCYNSPNLAAGNPYDGLPSYWPQNVKQLSSLHPDAWTG; from the coding sequence ATGCTCGCACCGTCAACGATGGGCGCCGGGGTGCCGCTGTACGTGCACCCCGGCATCAACGGGGCGCCCTGGGCCGACCTTGCGGTCCCGGGGCTGCCGGTGGACTGGGTGGTGCTCAACCAGTTCAACGGGCCCGGCACGACCGAGGACACCGTGCTCTCCGACGTGGGCAAGGCCGTGATGGCCGCTGGCACCACGGTGGCCGCCTACATCGCGTACACCTACGGGACTCGGCTGGACTTCAACGTCTTCCAGGACATGGACACCTGGCGGGGCCGGGGCTTCAGTGCGGTCTTCCTGGACCAGTGCCCGCCCGACCCCGGGCACATCCAGTCGACGGCCACGACTGTCCTGGGCCTGCGCAAGCACGGCGCCCGCTTCGTGGTGCTCAACCCCGGGGTGGTGCCGGACCCGGCGTACATCGCGATGGCCGACCAGACGGTGATCTTCGAGGGCACCGTGCAGGACTGGATGGCCTGGACGCCGCCGACGTGGCTGGGCAACTTCCCGCCGAGCCGGTACGCGGTGGTGCTGAAGTCCGTGCCGGACCTGGCGTCGTCTCAGCAGGCCATCGCCCGCGCGTACGCGCGGGGCATCCGGACGGTGTTCTGCTACAACTCCCCGAACCTCGCGGCGGGCAACCCGTACGACGGGCTGCCCTCGTACTGGCCGCAGAACGTCAAGCAGTTGTCCTCGCTGCACCCGGACGCCTGGACCGGATGA